Proteins encoded by one window of Streptomyces uncialis:
- a CDS encoding aminoglycoside phosphotransferase family protein, translated as MTTGSTAEPRPAIDTALARRLVDAQFPQWAELPLKLLDPAGSDHVIHRLGDDLSVRLPRHAGAIGQAAKETEWLPRLAPHLPLAVPVPVGVGEPGFGYPWPWAVSRWLDGEVATVGALGDSPGAAVQLAEFLVALQSFPPADLQVGNAREDLMGEPLADRDRDTRAAIAEVGGTFDAAAMTELWDAALSAPGWDRPPVWFHGDFHTGNLLTRDGRLSAVIDFGGLGIGDPACDLIIAFTLMSARSRAAFRTALGVDDATWTRGRGWALATGLNAYTCYAAVNPRVAAQTTRQITEALNG; from the coding sequence ATGACCACCGGGAGTACCGCGGAGCCCCGACCCGCGATCGATACCGCACTGGCCAGGCGCCTGGTCGACGCGCAGTTCCCGCAGTGGGCCGAGCTGCCTCTCAAGCTGCTCGACCCGGCCGGTTCGGACCATGTGATCCACCGGCTGGGCGACGACCTGTCCGTCCGGCTGCCCCGCCACGCGGGAGCCATCGGACAGGCCGCGAAGGAGACGGAGTGGCTGCCCAGGCTCGCTCCGCATCTGCCGTTGGCCGTCCCGGTGCCGGTGGGGGTGGGTGAGCCCGGCTTCGGCTATCCGTGGCCGTGGGCGGTGTCCCGCTGGCTGGACGGCGAGGTGGCGACCGTCGGGGCGTTGGGCGACTCGCCCGGGGCCGCCGTCCAACTGGCGGAGTTCCTCGTCGCCCTTCAGTCGTTCCCGCCCGCGGACCTCCAGGTCGGGAACGCTCGCGAGGACCTGATGGGTGAGCCCCTGGCCGACCGGGACCGTGATACGCGGGCGGCGATCGCGGAGGTCGGCGGTACGTTCGACGCCGCGGCCATGACCGAGCTGTGGGACGCGGCGCTGAGCGCCCCCGGATGGGACCGCCCGCCGGTGTGGTTCCACGGCGACTTCCACACCGGCAACCTGCTGACCCGCGACGGCCGCCTCAGCGCGGTCATCGACTTCGGCGGGCTGGGCATCGGCGATCCGGCGTGCGACCTGATCATCGCCTTCACCCTGATGTCCGCCAGGAGCCGCGCCGCCTTCCGTACCGCGCTCGGCGTCGACGACGCGACCTGGACCCGGGGCCGTGGCTGGGCCCTGGCCACCGGCCTGAACGCCTACACCTGCTACGCCGCCGTCAACCCCCGCGTCGCCGCGCAGACCACCCGCCAGATCACCGAGGCTCTGAACGGCTGA
- a CDS encoding carboxylesterase family protein: MPLRPCRSPAATCARSSGAALDTQRAMAHHTPVHAYDFAEAESPYVKSVPRPASFSLGTGHMVDLAYLFDNDLFEPLDTTQARLSDTVIGHWSRFAATGQMTGHGLPGWKRFTTRDPYVQRLASDRAGRTDFAADHHHAFWTALATS, translated from the coding sequence ATGCCGCTGCGTCCCTGCCGCAGCCCGGCGGCAACCTGCGCACGCAGTTCCGGCGCGGCGCTCGACACCCAGCGCGCGATGGCCCACCACACCCCCGTCCACGCCTATGACTTCGCCGAGGCCGAGTCCCCGTACGTCAAGAGCGTGCCGCGACCGGCGAGCTTCTCGCTCGGCACCGGTCATATGGTCGACCTGGCCTACCTGTTCGACAACGACCTGTTCGAGCCGCTCGACACCACGCAGGCCAGGCTGTCGGACACGGTGATCGGCCACTGGAGCCGGTTCGCGGCCACCGGGCAGATGACGGGGCACGGCCTGCCCGGATGGAAGCGGTTCACGACCCGCGATCCCTATGTGCAGCGGCTCGCGTCCGACCGCGCCGGGCGCACCGACTTCGCGGCCGACCACCACCACGCCTTCTGGACGGCACTCGCCACCTCATGA
- a CDS encoding EF-hand domain-containing protein: MPTTEAVARAQLVFTLFDADGNGYLEPADFDLMARRTVDALPAAKEEAGQALLDAFRGYGATLTAELDADGDGRISPQEFTAVVLEPQRFDGAVDVFADALAELGDPDGDGLVERPDFLALMVAIGFEPANIEALFDAFAPVEGDRVPVAVWADGIRDYYRPDRAGIAGDRLVTG; encoded by the coding sequence ATGCCCACCACCGAGGCCGTCGCCCGAGCGCAGCTCGTGTTCACGCTCTTCGACGCCGACGGCAACGGCTACCTTGAGCCGGCCGACTTCGATCTGATGGCCCGCCGGACGGTCGACGCCCTGCCGGCCGCCAAGGAGGAGGCCGGACAGGCGCTGCTCGACGCCTTCCGCGGGTACGGCGCCACCTTGACGGCGGAACTTGACGCGGACGGCGACGGGCGGATCAGCCCTCAGGAGTTCACGGCGGTCGTCCTGGAGCCGCAGCGGTTCGACGGGGCCGTGGACGTGTTCGCGGACGCGCTGGCGGAGCTGGGCGATCCGGACGGCGACGGACTGGTCGAGCGGCCCGACTTCCTCGCGCTGATGGTCGCCATCGGGTTCGAACCGGCCAACATCGAGGCCCTGTTCGACGCCTTCGCCCCGGTGGAGGGCGACCGGGTCCCGGTCGCCGTATGGGCGGACGGCATCCGGGACTACTACCGGCCCGACAGGGCGGGCATCGCCGGGGACCGTCTCGTCACAGGCTGA
- a CDS encoding CoA transferase, whose amino-acid sequence MTYTEDAATAYAWAVLGGRGRLVERVRFEGAGAVLPSRLPVRELARACVGVSSLAAAELLALRNGVPVPAVRVNEAAVATAFVSERHLRIDGRAPTSFAPLSGFWQTSDGWVRTHANYPHHRARLLDALGIADTGPDQTLVGVLAKELASRPALEVQETVYAADGLAVAVTPAPTPATGTGPTPARGTGTGPAPAPAPAPTSDRPALVEARRAGRSSPRLLTPASVPAQGVRVLDLTRVIAGPVATRTLALLGADVLRVDAPRLPEDADAHADTGMGKRSTLLDLAAPGDRRVFEGLLSEADVVVTGYRPGTLDRHGLAPDALLARYPGLIVAQLCAWGWSGPWAGRRGFDSLVQAGTGIAAIEATADGRPGVLPAQALDHGTGYLLAAAVLRALTDRQATGDGRQLRLSLSGTASWLLHGVQPTPVQGHFGRDDPAAWLTETESPYGLLHHVLPPVHYDGAPANWDRASSRWGSDRPNWA is encoded by the coding sequence ATGACGTACACCGAGGACGCGGCCACCGCGTATGCCTGGGCGGTGCTCGGAGGCCGGGGCAGGCTCGTCGAGAGGGTGCGCTTCGAGGGGGCGGGCGCTGTCCTGCCGTCGCGTCTGCCGGTCCGGGAACTGGCGCGCGCCTGTGTGGGGGTTTCGTCGCTGGCGGCGGCGGAACTGCTGGCCCTGCGCAACGGCGTGCCGGTGCCCGCGGTGCGGGTGAACGAGGCGGCGGTGGCCACCGCGTTCGTGAGCGAACGCCATCTGAGGATCGACGGCCGGGCTCCGACCTCCTTCGCCCCGCTGTCCGGGTTCTGGCAGACGTCCGACGGATGGGTGCGCACCCACGCCAACTACCCGCACCACCGGGCCCGGCTGCTCGACGCGCTGGGTATCGCGGACACGGGACCTGACCAGACGCTGGTGGGTGTGCTCGCGAAGGAACTGGCATCGCGTCCGGCCCTGGAGGTCCAGGAAACCGTCTACGCGGCGGACGGCCTGGCCGTGGCGGTGACTCCCGCACCCACACCCGCAACCGGCACCGGGCCTACACCCGCACGCGGCACCGGCACCGGACCCGCACCCGCACCCGCACCCGCGCCGACATCCGACCGGCCCGCTCTGGTCGAGGCGCGGCGTGCGGGTCGGAGCAGCCCCCGGCTGCTGACGCCCGCGTCCGTGCCCGCCCAGGGGGTGCGGGTCCTGGACCTGACCCGCGTCATCGCCGGTCCCGTAGCGACCCGCACCCTGGCGCTGCTGGGCGCCGACGTGCTGCGCGTGGACGCCCCGCGACTCCCCGAGGACGCGGACGCCCACGCCGACACCGGCATGGGCAAACGCTCCACGCTGCTGGATCTCGCGGCCCCCGGTGACCGGCGCGTCTTCGAGGGCCTTCTGAGCGAGGCGGACGTCGTGGTGACCGGCTACCGGCCCGGCACCCTGGACCGGCACGGACTGGCCCCCGACGCACTCCTGGCCCGGTATCCCGGCCTGATCGTCGCGCAACTGTGCGCCTGGGGGTGGTCCGGCCCCTGGGCCGGGCGCCGCGGTTTCGACAGCCTGGTCCAGGCCGGTACCGGTATCGCCGCGATCGAGGCCACGGCCGACGGCCGCCCCGGCGTACTGCCCGCGCAGGCGCTGGACCACGGAACCGGGTATCTGCTGGCCGCCGCGGTCCTGCGCGCACTGACCGACCGCCAGGCCACCGGTGACGGGCGGCAGCTCCGCCTCTCCCTGTCAGGCACGGCCTCCTGGCTGCTGCACGGCGTCCAGCCCACTCCCGTACAGGGCCACTTCGGCCGTGACGACCCGGCCGCCTGGCTCACCGAGACCGAATCGCCGTACGGTCTGCTGCATCACGTCCTGCCCCCGGTCCACTACGACGGCGCACCCGCGAACTGGGACCGCGCATCGAGCCGCTGGGGAAGCGATCGGCCGAACTGGGCCTGA
- a CDS encoding Glu/Leu/Phe/Val family dehydrogenase, whose protein sequence is MFAPGTAGVRGPAHEQVLLCQDRTVGLKAVVSVHSTALGPALGGTRFHAYGSSADAVLDSLNLARGMSYKNALAGLPYGGGKAVIIGDPALLKTPGLLHSYGRFVESLAGRYVTACDVGTDTADMDVVGEETDHVVGRSPAAGGVGDPSAATAYGVLQGMRACAAVRWGEPHLRGRRVGVCGLGKVGQHLVGLLTEAGATVLASDIRADAVARTQVRFPEARIVADAKALLDAEMDIYSPCALGGALDRVAVNRLRAPVVCGAANNQLGYAGAEERLVDRDIVYAPDYVVNAGGVIHVAREYSGCSATRSPDRARARAREQVDPIYATTLSILTAAADSGASPSAVADDLAEKRMASPPRT, encoded by the coding sequence ATCTTCGCCCCGGGCACGGCGGGGGTACGAGGCCCCGCCCACGAACAGGTACTGCTGTGCCAGGACCGTACGGTGGGGCTGAAGGCCGTCGTCTCCGTCCACTCCACCGCACTGGGCCCCGCCCTCGGAGGCACCCGGTTCCACGCGTACGGCAGCAGCGCCGACGCCGTGCTGGACTCCCTGAACCTCGCCCGCGGGATGTCGTACAAGAACGCCCTCGCCGGCCTGCCCTACGGCGGCGGGAAAGCCGTCATCATCGGTGACCCCGCCCTGCTCAAGACTCCCGGGCTCCTGCACTCCTACGGCCGTTTCGTCGAGTCCCTGGCAGGCCGGTACGTGACCGCCTGCGACGTGGGCACCGACACGGCCGACATGGATGTCGTCGGCGAGGAGACGGATCATGTCGTCGGGCGCTCTCCCGCTGCCGGAGGCGTGGGGGATCCTTCGGCGGCCACCGCGTACGGGGTGCTCCAGGGGATGCGTGCCTGCGCGGCGGTGCGCTGGGGGGAGCCGCATCTGCGCGGCCGCCGGGTGGGCGTCTGCGGCCTGGGCAAGGTCGGTCAGCACCTTGTTGGGCTGCTGACCGAGGCGGGGGCGACGGTGCTGGCGTCCGACATCCGCGCCGACGCGGTCGCGCGTACCCAGGTGAGGTTCCCCGAGGCCAGGATCGTCGCCGACGCCAAGGCGCTGCTCGACGCGGAGATGGACATCTACTCGCCCTGCGCACTGGGCGGAGCGCTCGACCGGGTGGCCGTGAACAGGCTGCGGGCGCCCGTTGTCTGCGGCGCCGCCAACAATCAGCTCGGCTACGCCGGGGCCGAGGAGCGGCTGGTCGACCGGGACATCGTCTACGCGCCGGACTACGTCGTGAACGCGGGCGGCGTCATCCATGTCGCGCGGGAGTACAGCGGATGCTCCGCGACCCGGAGCCCCGACCGTGCCCGTGCCCGTGCCCGTGAACAGGTGGACCCGATCTACGCCACGACCCTGTCGATCCTCACGGCCGCGGCCGACTCGGGCGCCTCGCCCAGTGCGGTGGCCGACGATCTCGCGGAGAAGCGGATGGCGTCCCCGCCGCGGACCTGA
- the mdlC gene encoding benzoylformate decarboxylase: protein MNTVRQATHELLRHHDMRVIFGNPGSTELPFLAHLPEDFSYVLALNESTATAMADGYAQATGRPTLVNLHTATGLGNAMGSLVNASGARSPVVALAGQQVRAALPTPALLVNRGPLALAQGAVKHTAEPARAEDTPEILGQAILRAAQAPSGPVCVSVPMDDWDRSLDPPSEEARYEAHHRARTSDSVPAPDALSDLARQLAEARAPALIAGPELDTEAGYTAVVALAERLDAPVWLPAFTPRAGFPSAHAAARGPLPSAADEVADTLAGHDLVLALGAPVFTYYQWTGGPPVAPGTRLAQITSDPEEAVRSVTGSSCLGSPVAAAGTLDRLLERRGHRPRNGAMCRPRTSPTPKPALAPEGVLHDGEVFATLAKVLPGDAIVVNEAAQQLPAYWRSAASSRPGSFYFTGAGGLGFGLAGAVGVQLACPERPVVAVIGDGSVQYTLQALWTAAHYRIPLTVLVLDNSEYGILKNWGRTLGTGPVPGLDLPGIDIMGLATAYGVTAERAHSPNELKNLLSETIGAPEPHLIHVPLAS, encoded by the coding sequence GTGAACACTGTCCGGCAGGCCACCCATGAACTCCTCAGGCACCACGACATGCGTGTCATCTTCGGCAACCCCGGCAGCACCGAACTCCCCTTCCTCGCCCACCTTCCGGAGGACTTCAGCTACGTGCTGGCGCTCAACGAGTCGACCGCGACCGCCATGGCCGACGGATACGCCCAGGCCACCGGCCGTCCGACCCTGGTCAATCTGCACACGGCAACCGGTCTCGGCAACGCCATGGGTTCCCTGGTCAACGCCTCCGGGGCCCGAAGCCCCGTGGTGGCGCTGGCCGGGCAGCAGGTCAGGGCCGCCCTGCCCACCCCGGCCCTGCTCGTCAACCGGGGCCCGCTCGCACTGGCGCAGGGCGCGGTCAAGCACACCGCCGAACCGGCACGGGCCGAGGACACTCCCGAGATCCTCGGCCAGGCGATCCTGCGCGCGGCCCAGGCGCCGTCCGGGCCCGTCTGCGTGTCGGTCCCGATGGACGACTGGGACCGGTCGCTCGATCCGCCGTCCGAAGAGGCCCGGTACGAAGCCCACCACAGGGCGCGTACGAGCGACAGCGTGCCTGCCCCGGACGCGCTCAGCGATCTGGCCCGCCAGCTCGCGGAGGCCCGCGCACCGGCCCTGATCGCGGGCCCTGAACTGGACACCGAGGCGGGATACACCGCGGTGGTGGCACTGGCGGAGCGGCTGGACGCGCCGGTCTGGCTCCCCGCTTTCACGCCCCGGGCGGGCTTCCCCAGCGCACACGCAGCCGCGCGCGGCCCCTTGCCGTCCGCCGCGGACGAGGTGGCGGACACCCTGGCCGGACACGATCTGGTGCTGGCGCTGGGTGCCCCCGTCTTCACGTACTACCAGTGGACGGGAGGCCCGCCGGTGGCTCCGGGGACCCGCCTGGCGCAGATCACCTCGGACCCCGAGGAGGCGGTCCGCTCGGTCACCGGGAGTTCCTGCCTCGGATCGCCGGTCGCCGCCGCCGGGACGCTCGACCGTCTGCTGGAACGGAGGGGCCACCGGCCGCGGAACGGGGCCATGTGTCGTCCGCGCACGAGTCCCACCCCGAAACCCGCCCTGGCCCCGGAGGGCGTCCTGCACGACGGCGAGGTCTTCGCCACACTCGCGAAGGTGCTGCCCGGGGACGCGATCGTCGTCAACGAGGCGGCCCAACAGCTGCCCGCCTACTGGCGGTCGGCGGCCAGTTCGCGTCCCGGCAGCTTCTACTTCACCGGCGCGGGCGGTCTGGGCTTCGGTCTGGCCGGTGCCGTCGGCGTCCAACTGGCCTGCCCTGAGCGTCCGGTGGTGGCCGTCATCGGTGACGGCTCCGTCCAGTACACCCTCCAGGCTCTGTGGACCGCCGCCCACTACCGGATACCCCTCACCGTCCTGGTGCTGGACAACAGCGAGTACGGGATACTCAAGAACTGGGGCCGGACGCTGGGCACCGGTCCGGTGCCGGGGCTGGATCTGCCCGGCATCGACATCATGGGGCTGGCCACCGCCTACGGCGTCACGGCGGAGCGGGCGCACTCCCCCAATGAGCTCAAGAACCTCCTCAGCGAGACGATCGGCGCGCCGGAGCCGCACCTGATCCATGTCCCGCTGGCGTCGTAG
- a CDS encoding PadR family transcriptional regulator, which yields MDDLTEMLKGTLEGCVLEIIGGEETYGYAITRQLNELGFADVVEGTVYTILLRLERNKLVQVTKRPSGVGPPRKFYALNDAGREELAKFWAKWQYVSSRIDKLKEGGR from the coding sequence ATGGACGACCTGACGGAGATGCTGAAAGGCACGCTCGAAGGGTGCGTGCTCGAAATCATCGGCGGCGAGGAGACCTACGGGTACGCCATCACCCGTCAGCTGAACGAGCTCGGCTTCGCGGACGTCGTCGAGGGGACGGTGTACACCATCCTGCTGCGACTGGAGCGGAACAAACTCGTCCAGGTGACGAAACGGCCGTCCGGGGTGGGTCCGCCGCGCAAGTTCTACGCGCTCAACGACGCCGGACGCGAGGAGCTCGCGAAGTTCTGGGCGAAATGGCAGTACGTCTCATCACGCATCGACAAGCTCAAGGAGGGCGGGAGATGA
- a CDS encoding DUF1048 domain-containing protein, translating into MNFWETVTGSDLTRDWQAFEARAEALPDDYRAAWEQIKGHLHPHGDFTGRNLMPILDAALGLLEETAADGQSVHEVLGDDIRGFCAALAGGEGARTYRDRWREQLNRNVARKLSRLGG; encoded by the coding sequence ATGAACTTCTGGGAGACCGTCACAGGCAGTGATCTCACCAGGGACTGGCAGGCGTTCGAGGCCCGGGCCGAGGCCCTGCCGGACGACTACCGGGCGGCGTGGGAACAGATCAAGGGCCACCTCCATCCCCATGGGGACTTCACCGGCCGCAACCTGATGCCGATCCTCGACGCCGCCCTGGGGCTGCTCGAAGAGACGGCGGCGGACGGGCAGAGCGTCCATGAGGTCCTCGGCGACGACATCCGGGGCTTCTGCGCGGCGCTCGCCGGTGGAGAGGGTGCTCGAACCTATCGCGACCGGTGGCGCGAGCAGTTGAACAGGAACGTCGCCAGGAAACTGAGCCGGCTGGGAGGCTGA
- a CDS encoding DUF1048 domain-containing protein — MGIQDIIEGKKQWRAHTARVKALPPDYRIVYKEMQKYLFKVGPVDLPDGPLLPGIVDFFEEGAAEGKGVLQLIGNDVAAFCDDLVKDSRTYADIHQESISRDPAGTAEK; from the coding sequence ATGGGCATCCAGGACATCATCGAGGGCAAGAAGCAGTGGCGGGCACACACGGCGCGGGTCAAGGCGCTCCCGCCGGACTACCGGATCGTCTACAAGGAGATGCAGAAGTACCTGTTCAAGGTCGGACCGGTCGACCTGCCCGACGGGCCCCTGCTCCCCGGGATCGTCGACTTCTTCGAGGAAGGCGCCGCCGAGGGCAAGGGCGTCCTGCAACTCATCGGCAACGACGTCGCCGCGTTCTGCGACGACCTGGTCAAGGACTCACGCACCTACGCGGACATCCACCAGGAGTCCATCAGCAGGGACCCCGCCGGTACGGCCGAGAAGTAG
- a CDS encoding ATP-binding cassette domain-containing protein: MPPSVMPTPRKGDGRPSPAAVRAVGLRKSYGEKAVLDGIDLRIPAGSVFALLGPNGAGKTTTVKILSTLITADAGDVRVGGHDVAADPQSVRAAIGVTGQFSAVDGLITGEENMLLMADLHHLSKNEGRRVAAELLERFDLVEAAKRPASAYSGGMKRRLDLAMTLVGSPRIIFLDEPTTGLDPRSRHNMWGSIRGLVADGVTVLLTTQYLDEADELADRIAVLNDGRIAAEGTAEELKRLIPGGHIRLRFNDPAAYRSAADALREVILPRALGSARPGGVPDDEALSLSIASDGSQRELRSVLDRLDSAGIEADELTVHTPDLDDVFFALTGPAGVPDQPTEKTR, from the coding sequence ATGCCTCCATCTGTCATGCCCACACCCAGAAAGGGTGACGGCCGTCCGTCGCCGGCCGCCGTCCGAGCCGTCGGGCTGCGCAAGTCGTACGGTGAGAAGGCCGTCCTCGACGGTATCGATCTGCGCATCCCGGCCGGGTCCGTGTTCGCGCTGCTCGGCCCGAACGGCGCCGGGAAGACGACCACCGTCAAGATCCTGTCCACGCTCATCACCGCCGACGCCGGTGATGTGCGCGTGGGCGGTCACGACGTGGCCGCCGACCCCCAGTCGGTCCGTGCCGCGATCGGTGTCACCGGACAGTTCTCCGCCGTGGACGGCCTGATCACCGGCGAGGAGAACATGCTCCTCATGGCGGACCTGCACCACCTGTCCAAGAACGAGGGACGGCGGGTGGCCGCCGAACTCCTGGAGCGCTTCGACCTGGTAGAGGCCGCGAAGAGGCCCGCCTCGGCCTACTCCGGCGGGATGAAGCGCCGGCTCGACCTCGCCATGACGCTGGTCGGCAGCCCGCGGATCATCTTCCTCGACGAGCCGACCACCGGCCTCGACCCCCGCTCCCGTCACAACATGTGGGGCAGCATCCGCGGCCTCGTCGCCGACGGCGTCACCGTCCTGCTCACCACCCAGTACCTGGACGAGGCGGACGAACTCGCCGACCGCATCGCCGTGCTGAACGACGGAAGGATCGCCGCCGAGGGCACCGCCGAAGAGCTCAAGCGGCTCATACCCGGCGGGCACATCCGCCTCCGCTTCAACGACCCGGCCGCGTACCGTTCCGCCGCCGACGCCCTGCGCGAGGTCATCCTCCCCCGAGCTCTCGGCTCCGCCCGGCCAGGGGGCGTCCCCGACGACGAGGCACTGTCGCTGTCCATCGCCAGCGACGGCAGCCAGCGCGAACTGCGCTCCGTTCTCGACCGCCTCGACTCCGCAGGCATCGAGGCGGACGAGCTCACCGTCCATACCCCCGACCTCGACGACGTGTTCTTCGCCCTGACCGGCCCGGCCGGCGTCCCCGACCAGCCGACGGAGAAGACCCGATGA
- a CDS encoding ABC transporter permease: MSSLSLAVRDSHTMLRRNLLHAWRYPSGTLNLLLTPIMMLLLFVYIFGDVMSAGIGGGGANRSDYIAYIVPGLLLMTVGSTVIGAAVSVCVDMTQGLTARFRTMAIHRSSLLVGHVVGGVSQCMMSVVLVGAVGVAMGFRSTNATALEWIAAFGLITLFALALTWIAVGIGAASPNPEAAGNMAMPLILLPLVSSAFIPAGTMPGWFRPIAEYQPFTPAIETLRGLLLGTGIGDNGWIAIAWCVGLIALGHRWSTAQFNRDPK; this comes from the coding sequence ATGAGCTCCCTGTCCCTCGCCGTCCGCGACTCGCACACGATGCTGCGCCGCAACCTCCTGCACGCATGGCGCTACCCGTCCGGAACCCTGAACCTGCTGCTCACGCCGATCATGATGCTGCTGCTCTTCGTCTACATCTTCGGCGACGTGATGAGCGCCGGCATCGGCGGCGGCGGCGCGAACCGCTCCGACTACATCGCCTACATCGTTCCCGGCCTGCTGCTGATGACCGTCGGCAGCACCGTGATCGGGGCCGCGGTGTCCGTCTGCGTGGACATGACCCAGGGCCTCACCGCCCGATTCCGCACGATGGCGATCCACCGGAGCTCCCTGCTCGTCGGGCATGTCGTCGGCGGCGTGTCGCAGTGCATGATGAGCGTGGTCCTCGTCGGCGCCGTCGGGGTGGCCATGGGCTTCCGGTCCACGAACGCCACGGCACTGGAATGGATCGCGGCGTTCGGGCTGATCACGCTGTTCGCCCTGGCGCTCACCTGGATCGCGGTCGGGATAGGCGCGGCCAGTCCGAACCCGGAGGCAGCGGGGAACATGGCGATGCCGCTGATCCTCCTGCCGCTCGTCTCCAGCGCGTTCATCCCGGCCGGTACGATGCCGGGCTGGTTCCGGCCGATCGCCGAGTACCAGCCCTTCACCCCCGCCATCGAGACCCTCCGCGGCCTCCTTCTCGGCACCGGGATCGGCGACAACGGCTGGATCGCGATCGCCTGGTGCGTCGGCCTGATCGCGCTCGGCCACCGCTGGTCGACGGCGCAGTTCAACCGCGACCCGAAGTAG
- a CDS encoding MFS transporter, which yields MFAVLLLPGALRAFLPALIGRSALAMGGLALLLAVQESTGSYTQAGFATAAFGIANVVAAPWRARAVDRAGQRIALNTMATGQASGFTALAFLARAEGVADVWFSVLSAVIGLTSPPLGAAMRTIWASLTTPGDQRTKAFSIDAVAEDLLFVGGPVVITAVIVVSSPSTGLWVTAAAVSLGTAAMTSSASSGALRGTGGSVARGDRPLRRPGFVRVLVVILGVGGVLGAAEIAAPAIAAQHDAVAASGWLLAAFAGGSALGGLLYGHLNLKGGIGERLFALCVSMGLASVLVSRLDALVLFGAGLALVGFFLAPCLITGYLIADTIVPETSRTEASTWINTSLNLGASLAAAGAGIIIDRSGVWPALLLVGVIALALAPAVPVTQLRKARAPAVHSPDHCEQG from the coding sequence GTGTTCGCAGTGCTTCTGCTTCCTGGTGCGCTTCGCGCCTTTCTCCCCGCCCTGATCGGCCGGTCCGCTCTCGCGATGGGCGGCCTCGCTCTCCTCCTCGCCGTCCAGGAAAGCACGGGTTCGTACACACAGGCCGGTTTCGCGACCGCGGCGTTCGGCATCGCCAACGTCGTCGCCGCTCCCTGGCGGGCCCGGGCCGTCGACCGGGCCGGTCAGCGCATCGCGCTCAACACGATGGCGACGGGCCAGGCTTCGGGCTTCACCGCTCTCGCGTTCCTCGCGCGGGCCGAGGGGGTCGCCGATGTCTGGTTCTCCGTTCTCAGTGCGGTGATCGGACTGACGTCGCCACCCCTGGGGGCGGCGATGCGGACGATCTGGGCGTCGCTCACGACACCCGGAGATCAGCGGACCAAGGCGTTCAGCATCGACGCGGTGGCCGAGGACCTCCTCTTCGTCGGTGGTCCCGTCGTCATCACCGCGGTCATCGTGGTCAGCTCTCCCAGCACCGGGCTCTGGGTGACCGCGGCAGCGGTCTCCCTCGGCACCGCCGCGATGACGTCCAGCGCGTCGTCGGGGGCACTGCGTGGAACGGGCGGCAGTGTCGCGCGGGGGGACCGTCCGCTGCGCCGGCCCGGATTCGTCAGGGTGCTGGTCGTCATCCTCGGCGTCGGCGGTGTCCTGGGCGCCGCCGAGATCGCAGCGCCGGCCATCGCCGCGCAACACGACGCGGTCGCGGCCTCGGGCTGGCTCCTGGCGGCCTTCGCCGGCGGAAGCGCTCTCGGAGGTCTGCTGTACGGGCATCTGAACCTCAAAGGCGGAATCGGCGAGAGGCTGTTCGCCCTGTGCGTCAGCATGGGGCTCGCCTCGGTGCTCGTCTCCCGGCTGGACGCCCTGGTCCTCTTCGGCGCGGGCCTCGCCCTCGTCGGATTCTTCCTCGCCCCCTGCCTGATCACGGGGTACCTCATCGCCGACACCATCGTTCCGGAGACCAGCCGGACGGAAGCCTCGACATGGATCAACACGTCGCTGAACCTCGGTGCCTCGCTGGCAGCCGCAGGGGCCGGAATCATCATCGACCGATCGGGCGTGTGGCCGGCCCTGCTGCTCGTGGGAGTGATCGCACTCGCACTCGCCCCGGCGGTGCCGGTCACCCAGCTGCGCAAGGCCCGGGCACCTGCCGTCCACAGCCCCGATCACTGCGAGCAAGGCTGA